The Fundidesulfovibrio soli genomic sequence TGGCCGAAGATCACGTCGGCGTAGAACTTGAACGGGTCCGCGCTGGTGACGGCCACCGAGGCCCCCGCCCACCAGGAGAGGTTCTGGGCGTTGCGGAACGTGGCCCCCGGGGCCAGGGAGGCCGCCGGGAACAGGTTGGTGGCCAGGCTTTGGTTGGTGTAGCGCGGGGTGTTGCCCACCAGGACGGAGTAGTTCGCGTTCCTCCCGGCCACGCCGAGCATGGCCCAGGGGGTGGCCTTGAAGCCGTCCAGAGGGATGGGAAGCGTCATGAGGTAGGCGTCGAACTCGTCGGCCACCTGGGTGGTCGTGGGGTCGAAATCCTTGTTGGTGTCGAGGAAGCGGATGAACCCGGCGGTGAGCTTGAGGCCAGCCCCCCCTGGGACGGTGACCAGGGCGGCGGCGGCCCTGGTGCCTCCGAACACCGGGCTGGTGTTCAACAGGCCCGGCGCGGAGATGGGCAGGTCGATGTCCTGCAGTCCGACGGTGAACTCCACGTCCGAGCCGGGCCATTTGAACTGCAGGTAGGCCTGGTAGACGTCGATGGCGGTGGTGGGGTTGTCCACCGTGAAGGTGTCGTTGCCCCAGGCCCTGTTGTTGACCCGGATGCCCATGCGCAGCTTCAGGTTCTCGTTGGCGATGAAGTCGGTGCGCAGGCGGAAGCGCTCCCAGATGGTCAGGGGGTCGCCTGTAGTCGTCCCCCGGGCGTTCCAGCCGGTGTAATTGATGCGTGTCCAGGAGTTGCCCCAGATTCTCGCGTCTCCCGTCACTTTGACGGAGGTCGCCGCGAAGGCCGCAGCGGCGTAGCTAACAACAACGGCTGCGATCAGGGCCATGCTGACGATACGCTTCATCATCATTCGCTCCTTGTGCTGCGCAGTGTCGCGGACGGACGTCGGAAG encodes the following:
- a CDS encoding outer membrane homotrimeric porin codes for the protein MKRIVSMALIAAVVVSYAAAAFAATSVKVTGDARIWGNSWTRINYTGWNARGTTTGDPLTIWERFRLRTDFIANENLKLRMGIRVNNRAWGNDTFTVDNPTTAIDVYQAYLQFKWPGSDVEFTVGLQDIDLPISAPGLLNTSPVFGGTRAAAALVTVPGGAGLKLTAGFIRFLDTNKDFDPTTTQVADEFDAYLMTLPIPLDGFKATPWAMLGVAGRNANYSVLVGNTPRYTNQSLATNLFPAASLAPGATFRNAQNLSWWAGASVAVTSADPFKFYADVIFGQGNAGDRKSNRRGGFFLDVAAEYTNLMYFTPQAAFWYSSGEDSSTRNGSERMPAVVGSWGPSTSFLFDSNQAFGENSMGLNPMGSAGFALSLNAITFLQDMTHRLTFAYAWGTNSPRALRNANLLTGVGTYVQMGRDLTVNEHVMGLNFDTTYDVYNNLALIVETGWAHGQFQQSVWGRRFVNQARNGDAWKVAFGLQYKF